One part of the Polyangiaceae bacterium genome encodes these proteins:
- a CDS encoding glutamate synthase: MFREMDTRQSIFDLPSRKFFVSTGHRNLEAIIHGQRAPVPLGPAAGPHTQLAPNIVLSYLAGGRVIELKTVQVKDDLDIPRPCIDMTTVGYNVEWSQELRIAESLEEYAKAALAIAILAESGIAKIAQPVRGVLFEASIGYDLAGIESEKVDGFLRRMCDASPVIDKLRHEIPRELQRYRDVDVPSRLAAGITLSTFHGCPPGQIERIAQLIMSEYGLAVTIKLNPTLLGKNELLRLLHGELGYHDVEVPDAAFDSDAKWDDVVSMIGRLSNEAAARGLGFGIKLTNTLVVKNTRAFFPKDIPEAYLSGPPLHVLAVRLSARIREAVGMNLPISFSAGIDWSNFADAVALDFAPVTVCTDWLKPGGYGRAHRYFEELFRRMDAVGAATRGDWIIRAHGHGRAALAALALDADTEARCARALDEKRDLLAASGDAYDRWVREAARRNTQSYAEGILASGRYHRNHHDKPPKKLGTKLHLFDCITCDKCIPVCPNDANFTLAAGHTELPIVKAHREGTAWVFRRSGLLRLDEKHQIGCFADHCNECGNCDIFCPEDGGPYRMKPRFYGSIASFSASTGDGVYVERSAERDLVLGRFDDAAFRLEARHGKILFEGNGFRVTFSEHDPEGTIEGIAAGEVDLTWYGILNLLRNAVLSQNDVNWVSCLWEKDA; encoded by the coding sequence ATGTTCCGCGAGATGGACACGCGGCAGAGTATTTTTGATCTGCCGTCGCGCAAGTTCTTCGTGTCCACCGGCCATCGCAACCTCGAAGCCATCATCCACGGTCAGCGAGCGCCCGTGCCCCTTGGGCCCGCCGCGGGACCGCATACCCAGCTCGCGCCGAATATCGTCCTGTCGTACCTCGCGGGCGGACGCGTCATCGAGCTAAAAACGGTGCAAGTCAAGGACGATCTCGACATTCCTCGACCCTGCATCGATATGACGACGGTGGGATACAACGTCGAATGGTCGCAAGAGCTGCGTATTGCCGAGTCGCTCGAGGAATACGCAAAAGCTGCGCTGGCCATCGCAATTCTAGCAGAAAGCGGTATCGCCAAGATTGCGCAGCCGGTGCGAGGCGTCCTCTTCGAAGCGAGCATTGGGTACGATCTCGCAGGTATAGAAAGCGAAAAGGTCGATGGATTTTTGCGACGCATGTGCGACGCAAGCCCCGTCATCGACAAACTGCGGCACGAGATTCCGCGCGAATTGCAGCGTTATCGTGACGTCGATGTTCCTTCGCGCCTGGCTGCGGGCATTACCCTATCGACATTTCACGGCTGTCCCCCGGGACAAATCGAGCGCATCGCGCAGCTGATCATGAGCGAATATGGACTGGCTGTCACGATCAAATTGAATCCGACACTTCTCGGCAAAAACGAATTGCTCCGGCTATTGCACGGAGAGCTCGGCTATCATGATGTCGAGGTTCCGGACGCAGCTTTCGATAGCGATGCAAAATGGGACGACGTTGTGTCGATGATTGGGCGTCTGTCGAATGAAGCGGCTGCGCGAGGGCTTGGATTCGGTATCAAGTTGACCAACACGCTCGTCGTGAAAAACACGCGCGCATTTTTCCCGAAGGACATTCCCGAAGCGTACCTTTCCGGGCCTCCGCTGCACGTGCTCGCCGTACGCCTTTCCGCACGTATTCGCGAAGCAGTCGGCATGAATTTGCCCATTTCGTTTTCTGCCGGAATCGATTGGTCGAATTTCGCCGACGCCGTGGCGCTCGATTTTGCTCCCGTCACCGTGTGCACCGATTGGCTGAAGCCAGGTGGATATGGTCGAGCGCACCGGTACTTCGAGGAGCTATTTCGACGCATGGACGCCGTCGGTGCTGCCACACGTGGCGATTGGATCATTCGTGCCCACGGGCATGGCCGCGCTGCGCTTGCCGCGCTGGCGCTCGATGCCGACACGGAAGCTCGATGCGCCCGAGCCCTCGACGAAAAACGTGATCTATTGGCCGCTTCCGGTGACGCATATGACCGCTGGGTCCGCGAGGCAGCGCGGCGAAATACGCAAAGTTATGCCGAAGGCATTCTCGCAAGCGGACGTTACCATCGCAATCACCATGACAAACCGCCGAAAAAGCTCGGCACGAAGCTTCATCTCTTCGATTGCATTACATGCGACAAATGCATTCCCGTTTGTCCCAACGATGCCAATTTCACGCTCGCCGCGGGTCACACTGAATTGCCCATCGTCAAAGCCCATCGAGAAGGCACGGCGTGGGTATTTCGTCGTTCGGGACTCTTGCGCCTCGACGAAAAACACCAGATTGGATGCTTTGCGGACCATTGCAACGAATGCGGCAATTGTGACATTTTCTGTCCCGAAGACGGCGGCCCGTACCGCATGAAACCTCGATTTTATGGCAGCATCGCATCGTTTTCGGCGAGCACCGGGGACGGGGTCTATGTCGAGCGCTCCGCGGAGCGCGACCTCGTTCTAGGGCGTTTCGATGACGCCGCCTTTCGCTTGGAAGCGCGTCACGGCAAGATACTTTTCGAGGGCAACGGATTTCGAGTGACTTTCTCCGAACACGATCCAGAAGGGACCATCGAAGGAATTGCCGCTGGCGAAGTGGACTTGACGTGGTACGGGATCCTGAACTTGCTCCGAAATGCCGTATTGTCGCAAAATGATGTCAATTGGGTTTCGTGTCTCTGGGAGAAGGACGCATGA
- a CDS encoding sigma-70 family RNA polymerase sigma factor, whose amino-acid sequence MASVPSDGNAAVRAQTLQAIPSFEVIYNEHFDLVFRNIRRLGVPETLVDDAVQEVFLVVYRRLGQFEGRSSLKTWIFSIVTRVASDHRRAIRRKSPHTRGPDAAVDADDIADEKAEGPHERMERLEGVRLLHRLLDELDDDKRIVLVLAELESMTVPEIADTLGENVNTIYARLRAARRDFEQAVARERARDTWRLR is encoded by the coding sequence ATGGCGTCCGTTCCTTCTGACGGCAACGCTGCTGTGCGCGCGCAAACGTTGCAAGCAATACCGTCATTCGAGGTCATTTATAACGAACATTTCGACCTTGTTTTTCGCAACATCCGACGCCTCGGGGTTCCGGAGACGCTGGTCGACGACGCCGTGCAAGAAGTATTTCTCGTCGTGTATCGCCGCTTGGGTCAATTCGAAGGACGTTCGTCACTAAAAACCTGGATTTTTTCGATCGTCACACGCGTGGCGAGCGATCATCGACGTGCGATTCGACGTAAAAGTCCGCACACGCGAGGGCCGGATGCGGCGGTCGACGCGGACGACATTGCGGACGAAAAGGCGGAAGGACCGCACGAAAGAATGGAGCGGCTCGAGGGTGTGCGGTTGCTCCACCGATTGCTCGATGAGCTCGATGACGATAAACGCATCGTGCTGGTGCTGGCGGAGCTCGAATCGATGACGGTGCCCGAAATTGCCGATACGCTTGGGGAAAACGTGAATACGATTTACGCGCGACTTCGGGCGGCGCGGCGTGATTTCGAGCAAGCAGTGGCCCGTGAGCGGGCGCGCGACACATGGAGGTTGCGATGA
- a CDS encoding dihydroorotate dehydrogenase-like protein yields MNLETTYLGLKLAHPFMPGASPLADDLDHARQLEDAGAPAIVMRSLFEEQIEREVAAVDAHVYRHAEGYAEARTFFPDPTVFMMGPDRYLEQLRKLRASLAIPVIASLNGTSPGGWLSFAKNIEQAGANALELNLYAVPTYPDEDAMSVEARAIEVVSAVRAAIRIPLAVKLSPFYSSLPNFARKLESAGANGLVLFNRFYQPDIDPEALDVKRSLHLSDSSELLLRLRWLAVLSGQRNLSLAASGGVHTPLDAIKAVMAGAHAVQMVSALLLHGPERLREIMTGVKAFLEEHEYESLDQMRGNMNLSRCPDPSGYERANYAEILQSWHGRGG; encoded by the coding sequence GTGAACCTCGAAACGACCTATTTGGGATTGAAGCTTGCCCATCCCTTCATGCCGGGCGCGTCGCCCCTTGCCGACGACCTCGACCACGCGCGGCAGCTCGAAGATGCAGGCGCTCCGGCGATCGTCATGCGTTCCCTTTTCGAGGAACAAATCGAACGCGAAGTCGCAGCCGTCGATGCGCACGTGTACCGTCATGCCGAGGGCTATGCCGAAGCGCGAACGTTTTTCCCGGATCCGACAGTGTTCATGATGGGTCCGGATCGATATTTGGAGCAATTGCGCAAACTGCGAGCGTCGCTCGCGATTCCCGTCATTGCGTCGCTCAATGGCACGTCGCCCGGCGGATGGTTGTCATTTGCCAAGAACATCGAGCAAGCAGGTGCCAACGCGCTCGAATTGAACCTATACGCGGTTCCTACGTATCCTGACGAAGATGCGATGTCGGTCGAAGCTCGCGCGATCGAAGTCGTATCCGCCGTCCGCGCGGCCATTCGAATACCGCTTGCCGTGAAGCTGTCGCCATTTTATTCGTCGCTACCGAATTTTGCACGAAAGCTCGAAAGCGCAGGCGCCAATGGCCTCGTGCTTTTCAACCGGTTCTACCAGCCGGACATCGATCCCGAAGCGCTCGACGTCAAAAGAAGCCTTCACTTGTCGGATTCTTCCGAACTTCTTTTGCGGCTACGCTGGCTCGCGGTGCTTTCGGGACAGAGAAACCTGTCATTGGCCGCGAGCGGTGGCGTGCACACGCCGCTCGACGCAATCAAGGCGGTCATGGCCGGCGCGCACGCCGTGCAAATGGTGAGCGCGCTGCTTTTGCACGGACCCGAGCGATTGCGCGAGATCATGACCGGCGTAAAAGCGTTTCTCGAGGAGCACGAATACGAGTCGCTCGATCAGATGCGGGGCAACATGAACTTGTCGAGGTGCCCGGACCCGAGCGGTTACGAACGAGCGAATTACGCAGAGATTTTGCAGAGTTGGCACGGACGCGGCGGTTGA
- the nifJ gene encoding pyruvate:ferredoxin (flavodoxin) oxidoreductase, whose translation MSTEQTTIATIDANEAVASVAHRSSEVIAIYPITPASSMGEFSDQWSTDGQKNLWGAVPRIVQMQSEGGAAGAVHGALQTGALTTTFTASQGLLLMIPNMYKIAGELNSCVIHVAARTVASHALSIFCDHSDVMACRQTGFALLCSSSGQEAQDLAAIAHAATLEARIPYLHFFDGFRTSAEITKIETLSDDDLRALYNDELLAAHRARALSPDKPVLRGTAQNPDVFFQAREASNPFYDACAEITQQVMDRFAARTGRAYKLFDYVGHPEAERVLVLMGSAAETAHETVEHLNDRGEKVGIVKVRLYRPFDVRAMISALPKTARILGVLDRTKEPGAIGEPLYLDVTTAVAEARAEGFLDRDIRVVGGRYGLSSKEVTPAMIMSVFDELARPKPRNHFTIGIVDDVTHRSLPWDSELDIEKKDVVRAVFFGLGSDGTVGSNKQSIKIIGEETPNFAQGFFVYDSKKSGTVTVSHLRFGPRRIRSAYLVKKAGFVACHQPQFLDRFDMLAHADEGATFLLNSHHDPSEVWDTLPREVQEAICSKHLRFFIIDAYRVAEDSGLGRHISTVMQVCFFALSGVLPRDEAIARIKASAEKAYKKRGEEVVRKNHLAIDNALARLHEVTVPAAPSAARQRPPIVPAHAPDFVQRVTATILAGKGDLLPVSAFPPDGTWPLGTTQWEKRGIALKIPIWDSSICIQCNKCALMCPHAAIRAKVFDVAALADAPDSFKAVPYKDKGEGVAGKHYTIQVAPDDCTGCELCVTVCPAKDKSNPRHKAIDMQPKEPHLATERRGFDFFLGLPEPDKRRVRLDVKGSQLFDPLFEFSGACAGCGETPYIKLVTQLFGDRMVIANATGCTSIYGGNLPTTPYRTNAEGRGPAWSNSLFEDNAEFGLGMRLGLDARALVAVTELLALSSILGDELVKGLVEADQSTESGIAAQRERVAMLKQKLERVDDVRARRLERVADDLVKKSVWIIGGDGWAYDIGYGGLDHVLAGTDNVNLLVLDTEVYSNTGGQQSKATPIGAAAKFAAAGKSIAKKDLGMLAMTYGHAYVASIAMGAKDAHAIKAIEEAESYPGPSLIIAYSHCIAHGYDLAHGAEQQKLAVESGLWPLYRFDPRRIAKGEPPLVLDSGPIKAKVRDYMKNEGRFRMVELQDPKRYATLVQAAEQNAFERRGVYEQLAGLRVPMNTKTEETHS comes from the coding sequence GTGAGCACAGAACAAACCACGATTGCCACGATCGATGCCAACGAAGCAGTCGCGTCCGTCGCACATCGATCGAGTGAAGTCATTGCCATTTACCCCATCACGCCTGCGTCGTCGATGGGCGAATTCAGCGATCAATGGTCGACCGATGGCCAGAAAAACCTCTGGGGAGCCGTCCCGCGAATCGTGCAAATGCAGTCCGAAGGCGGCGCCGCCGGCGCAGTCCACGGGGCGCTGCAAACGGGCGCTCTGACGACGACGTTCACCGCGTCGCAGGGCCTTCTCCTCATGATTCCGAACATGTACAAAATTGCGGGAGAATTGAATTCCTGCGTCATTCATGTCGCCGCACGAACGGTAGCCTCCCACGCGCTGAGCATCTTTTGCGATCATTCCGATGTCATGGCTTGCAGGCAAACGGGGTTTGCCTTGCTTTGTTCGAGCTCGGGACAAGAAGCACAGGACCTCGCTGCAATCGCCCACGCCGCAACGCTCGAAGCACGCATTCCGTATTTGCATTTCTTCGACGGTTTTCGCACGTCGGCGGAAATTACGAAAATCGAGACCCTTTCGGATGACGACCTCCGAGCGCTTTACAATGACGAGCTCCTCGCCGCCCATCGCGCTCGCGCACTCTCCCCTGACAAACCCGTTCTGCGCGGAACGGCGCAAAACCCAGACGTGTTTTTTCAAGCTCGGGAAGCATCGAATCCGTTTTACGATGCTTGCGCCGAAATCACGCAGCAAGTGATGGATCGGTTCGCTGCACGCACGGGTCGCGCCTACAAGCTATTCGATTATGTGGGACACCCGGAAGCCGAACGCGTGCTGGTGCTCATGGGTTCCGCCGCAGAAACAGCCCACGAAACGGTCGAACATCTGAATGACCGCGGCGAAAAAGTGGGCATTGTAAAGGTTCGTCTTTACAGACCATTCGATGTTCGCGCGATGATTTCGGCATTACCAAAAACCGCGCGTATCCTCGGAGTCCTCGATCGCACGAAAGAGCCCGGGGCGATTGGAGAACCACTGTACCTCGACGTGACGACCGCCGTCGCCGAAGCTCGCGCGGAAGGGTTTCTCGATCGTGACATTCGCGTCGTCGGCGGACGATATGGTTTGTCGTCAAAAGAAGTTACGCCAGCCATGATCATGTCGGTCTTCGATGAGCTCGCAAGACCAAAACCTCGAAATCATTTTACGATCGGCATCGTGGACGACGTCACGCATCGATCACTGCCATGGGACTCCGAGCTCGACATCGAAAAGAAGGACGTCGTGCGGGCGGTTTTTTTCGGGCTCGGTTCGGATGGCACCGTCGGCAGCAACAAACAATCGATCAAAATCATTGGGGAAGAAACACCCAACTTTGCCCAAGGTTTTTTCGTTTATGACTCGAAAAAGTCCGGCACCGTCACGGTTTCACACCTGCGTTTCGGCCCGCGCCGCATTCGATCCGCGTATCTCGTGAAAAAAGCCGGCTTCGTCGCCTGTCATCAACCGCAATTCCTCGACCGCTTCGACATGCTGGCGCACGCCGACGAGGGCGCGACGTTTCTGCTCAATTCGCACCACGATCCCAGCGAGGTTTGGGATACGTTGCCTCGTGAAGTACAGGAAGCCATCTGCAGCAAGCACTTGAGGTTTTTCATCATCGATGCCTATCGCGTAGCGGAAGACAGCGGTCTTGGACGGCACATCAGCACCGTCATGCAGGTTTGTTTCTTTGCGCTTTCCGGCGTGCTCCCGCGCGATGAAGCGATTGCTCGAATCAAGGCGTCCGCCGAAAAAGCATACAAGAAACGTGGCGAAGAGGTCGTCCGGAAAAACCATTTGGCCATCGACAACGCCCTGGCTCGGCTTCACGAAGTCACGGTTCCAGCCGCACCATCGGCTGCTCGGCAGCGCCCGCCCATCGTGCCTGCACATGCGCCCGACTTCGTGCAGCGCGTCACCGCAACGATTCTTGCAGGCAAAGGCGACCTGCTTCCCGTGAGCGCTTTCCCGCCAGATGGCACGTGGCCCCTTGGAACGACGCAATGGGAAAAGCGCGGCATCGCGCTGAAAATTCCGATATGGGATTCCAGCATCTGCATTCAATGCAACAAATGCGCCCTCATGTGCCCACATGCCGCCATTCGCGCCAAAGTTTTCGACGTCGCAGCGCTCGCGGATGCACCCGACAGCTTCAAAGCCGTGCCCTACAAGGACAAGGGCGAGGGCGTAGCGGGTAAACATTATACCATCCAAGTCGCACCCGACGACTGCACGGGTTGCGAGCTTTGCGTGACGGTTTGTCCGGCCAAGGACAAATCCAATCCACGCCACAAAGCCATCGACATGCAGCCCAAAGAGCCGCACCTTGCGACGGAACGTCGAGGGTTCGATTTCTTCCTCGGCTTGCCCGAGCCGGACAAACGCCGAGTTCGTTTGGACGTCAAAGGTTCGCAGCTCTTCGACCCGCTCTTCGAGTTCTCTGGCGCTTGCGCCGGATGCGGCGAAACCCCTTACATCAAGCTCGTCACGCAGCTCTTCGGCGATCGCATGGTCATTGCCAATGCAACGGGATGCACGTCCATTTATGGTGGCAACTTGCCCACGACGCCTTATCGCACGAATGCCGAAGGACGCGGTCCCGCGTGGTCGAATTCCCTCTTCGAAGACAATGCTGAATTCGGCCTTGGAATGCGCCTCGGGCTCGACGCACGTGCGCTCGTCGCCGTCACCGAGCTTTTGGCGCTGTCGAGCATTCTGGGCGATGAATTGGTCAAGGGCCTCGTGGAAGCCGATCAATCGACTGAATCCGGCATTGCCGCGCAGCGCGAACGCGTGGCGATGCTCAAGCAAAAGCTCGAGCGCGTGGACGATGTGCGCGCCCGAAGGCTCGAACGCGTCGCAGACGATCTCGTCAAGAAGAGCGTGTGGATCATCGGCGGCGACGGATGGGCCTACGATATCGGGTATGGCGGCCTGGACCATGTCCTCGCCGGAACGGACAATGTGAATTTGCTCGTGCTCGATACGGAAGTGTATTCGAACACGGGCGGTCAACAATCGAAAGCGACCCCGATTGGCGCCGCTGCGAAATTCGCTGCGGCCGGCAAGAGCATCGCCAAAAAGGACCTCGGAATGCTCGCGATGACGTACGGTCATGCCTACGTGGCGAGCATTGCGATGGGAGCCAAGGACGCCCACGCGATCAAGGCCATCGAGGAAGCGGAGAGTTACCCTGGGCCGAGCTTGATCATCGCGTACAGTCATTGCATTGCCCATGGTTACGACTTGGCGCATGGCGCCGAACAACAAAAACTTGCCGTAGAATCGGGCCTATGGCCACTTTACCGATTCGATCCGCGCCGAATTGCCAAAGGAGAGCCACCACTCGTGCTCGACTCGGGGCCCATCAAGGCCAAGGTGCGCGATTACATGAAAAATGAAGGGCGATTCCGTATGGTCGAGCTTCAAGATCCGAAACGATATGCAACACTCGTGCAGGCGGCCGAGCAAAACGCATTCGAGAGGCGAGGCGTTTACGAGCAACTTGCGGGTTTGCGGGTACCCATGAACACGAAAACCGAGGAGACGCACTCGTGA
- a CDS encoding GNAT family N-acetyltransferase, with the protein MGTTGLLTVRLRRPDDDDFIRDVAHDSFARWSHAPRQSIMAMLHGRSARTLVAEKNDNRLGFAIVTFEALGRPFGPWPRPVIAHLDAIAVQKDARRSGIGQVVLASAETLACEYGAVCMTLNTARANRPALVLFGSCGYQVTLEIPEFYRGRQPAFAMTKLLVE; encoded by the coding sequence ATGGGAACGACGGGTCTATTGACCGTACGCCTTCGCCGACCGGACGACGACGACTTCATTCGCGACGTTGCGCACGACTCGTTCGCGCGATGGTCGCACGCTCCACGGCAGTCGATCATGGCAATGCTGCACGGGCGCTCGGCACGAACGCTGGTCGCGGAAAAAAACGACAACAGGCTGGGGTTCGCAATCGTCACCTTCGAAGCCCTCGGCCGGCCCTTCGGACCTTGGCCGCGCCCCGTCATCGCGCATCTCGATGCCATTGCCGTCCAAAAGGACGCTCGTCGAAGTGGAATCGGTCAAGTCGTGCTTGCCAGTGCAGAGACGCTCGCATGCGAATACGGTGCCGTTTGCATGACCCTCAACACGGCTCGCGCAAACCGCCCAGCCCTCGTTCTCTTCGGGTCGTGTGGTTATCAGGTGACGCTCGAAATCCCCGAATTCTATCGCGGCAGACAGCCCGCTTTCGCCATGACCAAGTTGCTGGTAGAATGA
- a CDS encoding dioxygenase: protein MPKPFHYAFPVVDLASTRRFYGELLGCTEGRSTETWVDFDFFGNQISAHVSAEMPRQVAHGHVDGIEVPIPHFGAILDWDEFDVLAKRLETAHISFVISPRVRFVGQPGEQATMFLCDFSGNPMEFKAFRHPENVFAS, encoded by the coding sequence GTGCCGAAACCTTTCCATTACGCCTTTCCTGTCGTCGATCTTGCCTCCACGCGTCGCTTCTACGGCGAGCTGCTCGGCTGCACCGAGGGTCGCAGCACCGAAACGTGGGTCGACTTTGATTTTTTTGGTAACCAAATATCGGCGCATGTTTCGGCCGAGATGCCTCGGCAAGTCGCCCACGGCCATGTCGACGGCATCGAAGTCCCCATTCCACACTTCGGTGCGATCCTCGATTGGGACGAATTCGATGTGCTTGCAAAGCGGCTGGAGACCGCCCATATTTCTTTCGTGATCAGTCCACGTGTTCGGTTCGTGGGGCAGCCCGGTGAACAAGCCACGATGTTCCTTTGCGATTTCAGTGGGAATCCGATGGAATTCAAAGCATTCAGGCATCCCGAAAACGTATTCGCGAGCTGA
- a CDS encoding fumarylacetoacetate hydrolase family protein, translating to MKLASLRGPGRDGTLIVVQKDGKAFVRAGNRVPTMQAALDDWNANERYLRDLAQRLERGEVPAEPLDPAKLASPLPRAYEWVDGSAYINHIVLVRKARGAEPPETLRTDPLVYQGGSSVLLGPREDIVLHDERWGLDFESEICAILGDVPIRTTKEDASKHIRLLCLANDITLRNLVPVELAKGFGFFNSKPATAFSPFAVTPDELGDAYRDGRVFLRLRSTYNGELVGDPEAGPEMHFSFFDLLEHIAKTRAFGAGTILGSGTVSNEDPMRGISCLAERRMRETLEFGAPKTPFMKVGDTLAIEMLDEQGGDIFGRIEQRVVSP from the coding sequence ATGAAGCTCGCAAGTCTACGAGGGCCCGGAAGAGACGGGACGCTGATCGTCGTGCAAAAGGACGGCAAGGCATTCGTGCGCGCGGGCAATCGCGTGCCGACGATGCAGGCGGCGCTCGATGATTGGAACGCAAACGAAAGGTACTTGCGCGATCTCGCGCAGCGTCTCGAGCGGGGCGAAGTTCCGGCGGAGCCGCTCGATCCGGCAAAGCTCGCTTCTCCGCTGCCTCGGGCCTACGAATGGGTCGATGGATCGGCGTACATAAACCATATCGTACTCGTGCGCAAAGCGCGTGGGGCCGAGCCTCCGGAGACGCTGCGCACCGATCCTTTGGTGTATCAAGGGGGTTCGTCGGTGCTGCTCGGACCGCGTGAAGACATCGTACTGCATGACGAACGGTGGGGTTTGGACTTTGAATCCGAAATATGTGCGATTCTTGGGGATGTGCCGATTCGCACGACCAAAGAAGACGCTTCCAAGCACATTCGTCTATTGTGTCTGGCGAACGACATTACCTTGAGGAATCTCGTGCCGGTCGAATTGGCGAAGGGGTTTGGTTTTTTCAATTCCAAACCGGCCACCGCATTTTCGCCTTTTGCGGTGACTCCGGACGAGCTTGGGGATGCATATCGCGATGGTCGCGTATTTTTGCGCCTTCGAAGCACGTACAATGGTGAGCTCGTGGGGGACCCCGAAGCGGGGCCGGAGATGCACTTTTCCTTTTTCGACTTGCTCGAGCACATCGCGAAGACGCGTGCATTTGGCGCGGGCACTATTTTGGGAAGTGGTACGGTTTCGAACGAAGACCCGATGCGAGGCATTTCGTGTTTGGCCGAGCGGCGGATGCGCGAGACGCTCGAATTCGGCGCGCCCAAAACGCCGTTCATGAAGGTGGGCGACACGCTTGCCATCGAGATGCTCGATGAGCAGGGCGGTGATATTTTTGGACGAATCGAACAAAGGGTGGTGTCTCCATGA
- the maiA gene encoding maleylacetoacetate isomerase, which translates to MKLYGYWRSSASYRVRIALHHKSIPFEYVPINLIQNGGEQHGEEYRAKNPMEQVPILEFEDNGVLRRLGQSIAIIEWLEESFPAAPLLPTDRYLRARARQLAETINSGIQPFQNLTMRAIVKNELRGDDVAVARRFIEKGLRAYEILATDVAGAFSVGDAPSMADACLVPQLYSARSLGIDVTAYPLLSTIEQQCNELPGFQAAHPEKQVDAQRTA; encoded by the coding sequence ATGAAGCTTTACGGATATTGGCGCAGCTCGGCGAGTTACCGCGTACGAATCGCGCTTCATCACAAGTCGATTCCGTTCGAATACGTTCCGATCAATTTGATCCAAAATGGCGGCGAGCAGCACGGGGAGGAATATCGCGCCAAGAACCCGATGGAGCAAGTACCGATTTTGGAATTCGAGGACAATGGCGTTTTGCGGCGCCTCGGGCAATCGATTGCCATTATCGAATGGCTCGAAGAGAGTTTTCCAGCGGCGCCGCTCTTGCCGACCGATCGTTATCTGCGGGCGCGTGCGCGGCAGCTTGCGGAGACCATCAATTCGGGGATTCAGCCGTTTCAGAATTTGACGATGCGGGCCATCGTAAAGAACGAGCTGCGTGGTGACGATGTGGCCGTAGCGCGCCGATTCATCGAAAAAGGGCTTCGTGCATACGAAATTCTGGCGACGGACGTGGCGGGTGCGTTCTCCGTAGGGGATGCGCCGTCGATGGCCGATGCGTGTCTCGTGCCGCAGCTTTATAGCGCACGGTCGCTTGGCATTGACGTAACGGCATATCCGCTTTTGTCGACGATTGAACAGCAGTGCAATGAACTTCCCGGATTCCAGGCGGCTCATCCGGAAAAACAGGTTGACGCGCAACGAACGGCGTGA